From the Jilunia laotingensis genome, the window CTTTTTGTATTTCAACCCGGGCATCTGATCTTCCTCCCAATCATTGTAAATGCTGCCAGAAAAGGAAGAAAATGCTGGTACAATGTTGCGAACTGCGTCGTTTTAACACTTTTTATAGTGCTTTTTCCGCTAATACCGCAAAGAATTGATTTAGCTGTCGTACCTTTGGCACTCTGTTTGCTGATACGTTCTGCAAGCAATCTCATTCTGACTTATAAAAAAACAAAATGAAAGGATTACTGACTTCCATAATAACAGTATTAACTATTACCGGACTGCAAGCCCAGCCGCTTCCCGCGTCTACCCCCAAACTGGTAATAGGACTGACGATCGACCAGTTGCGTACAGATTATTTGGAAGCATTTTCTACCCTATATGGTGAAAAAGGATTTAAAAGGCTTTGGAAAGAGGGAAAAGTTTTTCGTAATGCCGAATATAATTTCAACCGAGTAGACCGAGCATCCGCCGTTGCCGCCATTTATAGCGGCACAACGCCTTCCATGAATGGCATTGTAGGCAATCAATGGTTGGATGCTTCTACTTTAAGACCGACAAGTTGCGTAGACGACCCTGCATTTATGGGTAATTATACGGATGAAAACAGTTCCCCAGCCTTATTACTCACTTCTACAATAGCCGATGAACTTAAAATAGCCACCCGCAATAAAGGTTTGGTATATGCCATCGCTCCTTTCCGCGATGCTGCCATATTTGCAGCAGGTCATGCAGGAAACGGAGCATTTTGGCTAAACAGCAATACCGGAAAATGGTGTAGCACCACTTACTATTCTGAATTCCCTTGGTGGGTCAGCGAATATAATGATCGACAAGCCATCGATTTCCGTATAGGAAATATCGTATGGACACCAGTACATCCGGTAGACAAATATGTCTATCTTCCGGAATGGAGGGAGGATGCTTTCAAATATAAATTTGATGATGACCGGAGAAACAAATTCCGCCGGTTAATAGCTAGCCCGTTCGTTAATGATGAAGTAAACTCATTGACAGAGGTACTGCTGGATAAAAGTAATATCGGTAAAGATGATATACCGGACATGCTCTCATTGATGTATTATGCAGGCAATTATGCCCATAAGACTTCACAAGAGTGCGCCATGGAATTGCAAGACACGTATGTACGTCTGGACCGTAGCATCGCCAACCTATTGGAGATGGTCGATAAGAAAATCGGGCTTCAGAATGTACTTTTCTGCATCACTTCTACCGGGTATGTAGATACAGAGTCCGCCGACCACGGGATTTATCGCATTCCGGGAGGAGAATTTCATTTGAACCGCTGTGCAGCATTATTAAACATGTATCTGATGGCTTCATACGGTGAAGGGCAATATGTAGAGGCCTATTATGACCAACAGATCTATCTCAATCACAAACTGATCGAACAGAAACAACTGGATCTGACCGAAATACAGAATAAGGCAGCCGACTTTCTAGTACAATTCAGCGGTGTGAACGAAGCATACTCAATGCATCGTTTGTTATTAGGTGCATGGACCCCTGAAATCCACATGATCCGTAACGGATTCCACCGCAAACGCTCAGGAGATCTACTGATCGATGTCCTTCCCGGATGGACGGTAATGAACGAAACCAATCCTTCGGAAAATAAGATCATTCGTAATGCACATATACCGGCTCCACTCGTATTTTTTGGAAACACAGTGAGACCGGAGGTAATAGAAACACCTGTTACCGTTGATCATATTGCGCCTACACTGGCTCATACAATGAGAATACGGGCTCCCAATGCCTGCACAAAAACACCTCTTACCATCAGGTGAATACTCACCTTATTCAATTAGCAAATAATAAATAAAAAATAATAAACACATGGGATTTAATGAATTTTTAAGCTCGATCTTTGGAAACAAATCCACACGAGACATGAAAGAAATTCAGCCCTGGGTAGACAAGATTAAAGCTGCATACCCGGAGGTTGAGAAATTGGACAATGACGGACTTCGTGCCAAGACACAGGAACTAAAACAATACATCTACGACTCTGCTACAAAAGAACGTGCTAAAGTAGAAGAATTGAAAGCGAGCATAGAGTCTTTGGAGTTGGAAGATCGTGAAGATGTTTTCGCTCAGATCGACAAACTGGAAAAAGAAATTCTCGAAATATATGAAAAAGCACTGGACGAAGTGTTGCCAGTCGCTTTCTCTATTGTAAAAGATACCGCCAGACGGTTTGCTGAAAACGAAGAAGTAGTGGTAACTGCCACTGATTTCGACCGTACTTTAGCTGCCACTAAAGACTTTGTCCGCATTGAAGGAGACAAAGCCATTTATCAGAACCATTGGGTAGCAGGAGGAAACGACACTGTATGGAATATGATCCATTATGATGTGCAGCTGTTCGGTGGTGTGGTTCTCCACAAAGGTAAAATTGCCGAAATGGCAACAGGTGAAGGTAAGACATTGGTAGCAACCTTGCCTGTATTCCTCAACGCTTTAACCGGCAATGGGGTTCATGTTGTAACCGTGAACGACTATCTGGCAAAACGTGACTCGGAATGGATGGGACCGCTTTATATGTTCCACGGACTGAGTGTCGATTGTATCGACAGGCACCAGCCAAACTCCGATGCCCGTCGTCAGGCTTATCTGGCAGATATTACATTCGGTACGAATAATGAATTCGGCTTCGACTATCTGCGCGACAACATGGCCATCAGCCCTAAAGACCTTGTACAGCGTCAACATAACTATGCCATTGTCGATGAGGTGGACTCCGTATTGATCGATGATGCCCGTACACCGTTGATCATTTCCGGTCCCGTACCTAAGGGGGAAGACCAGCTTTTCGAAGCTCTTTGCCCGATGGTAGAACGTTTGGTAGAAGCCCAAAAAGTTTTGGCTACCAAGTACCTGACAGATGCTAAAAGATTGATTGCCTCCGACAACAAGAAAGATGTGGAAGAAGGATTCTTAGCTCTGTTCCGCAGCCATAAAGCATTGCCTAAAAACAAAGCTCTGATTAAATTCCTCAGTGAACAGGGAATCAAAGCCGGCATGCTGAAAACAGAAGAAATCTACATGGAGCAGAATAACAAACGCATGCATGAGGCTACAGACCCGTTGTACTTTGTTATCGATGAGAAATTGAACAGCGTTGACCTTACAGACAAAGGTGTCGACCTTATCACAGGCAATTCTGACGATCCTACATTATTTGTTCTTCCCGATATCGCAGCCCAACTTTCAGAACTGGAAAATGAACATGATCTGTCCGATGAACAGAAACTGGAAAAGAAAGATGCCTTATTGAACAACTACGCGATCAAATCTGAAC encodes:
- a CDS encoding alkaline phosphatase family protein, translating into MKGLLTSIITVLTITGLQAQPLPASTPKLVIGLTIDQLRTDYLEAFSTLYGEKGFKRLWKEGKVFRNAEYNFNRVDRASAVAAIYSGTTPSMNGIVGNQWLDASTLRPTSCVDDPAFMGNYTDENSSPALLLTSTIADELKIATRNKGLVYAIAPFRDAAIFAAGHAGNGAFWLNSNTGKWCSTTYYSEFPWWVSEYNDRQAIDFRIGNIVWTPVHPVDKYVYLPEWREDAFKYKFDDDRRNKFRRLIASPFVNDEVNSLTEVLLDKSNIGKDDIPDMLSLMYYAGNYAHKTSQECAMELQDTYVRLDRSIANLLEMVDKKIGLQNVLFCITSTGYVDTESADHGIYRIPGGEFHLNRCAALLNMYLMASYGEGQYVEAYYDQQIYLNHKLIEQKQLDLTEIQNKAADFLVQFSGVNEAYSMHRLLLGAWTPEIHMIRNGFHRKRSGDLLIDVLPGWTVMNETNPSENKIIRNAHIPAPLVFFGNTVRPEVIETPVTVDHIAPTLAHTMRIRAPNACTKTPLTIR